The genome window CTCCCATGGTCAGATTACCCATATTAACGATCCGCGGCAGTTCACCGACCGACTGAAAGAAAAGGGCAATCTGGTGAAACGAACCGGAAAGCTTGAGTTCGACAGGCACTTCTGCATAAAAACCCTTAGGAACTTCCCCACTCGGTTTGAAACGCAACACGTCAAGCCCCTGTTCCTTGGCCAGAGAGGCAATGTTGGTCAATAGTGACGGGATCTCTTTTTCGTTCGGCAACTGGGTCAGCGCCTCGGCAAGTTGCTGCTGCATTTTCTCATACTCGGCCTGGAATTTCGGCAGATCCCTGGCGATACGCCGGTCCTGTTCCAGTTTCGTCTGCAGAGTGGCGCCGGTTTCGAGCAGCTGTCGATACTCCTCATGTTTGGGCAAATAGAGGAAATAGGCGAAACCGCCGATGACAAGG of Desulfuromonadales bacterium contains these proteins:
- a CDS encoding type 4a pilus biogenesis protein PilO gives rise to the protein MNPRVEKLLKLPAYQRGLILCVVLLLVIGGFAYFLYLPKHEEYRQLLETGATLQTKLEQDRRIARDLPKFQAEYEKMQQQLAEALTQLPNEKEIPSLLTNIASLAKEQGLDVLRFKPSGEVPKGFYAEVPVELKLSGSFHQIALFFQSVGELPRIVNMGNLTMGGAKTTDGRTVLAVDCLATTFRFIESPPAK